CCAGCATCCGAACCGGCTCAGGAGACGCTCGAGATCGCCGACCTCAGCGTCGATGTGGCGGGACACGAGGTGCGACGTGGCGACAAGAGGATCAACCTCACGCCTCTCGAATTCGACCTGCTGCTCACGCTCGCGTCGAAGCCTCAGCAGGTGTTCACGCGCGAAATGCTGCTCGAACAGGTCTGGGGGTACCACTACAAGGCTGACACGCGGCTCGTGAACGTGCACGTGCAGCGGCTCCGCGCCAAGATCGAGCACGATCCCGACAACCCGCGCATCGTGACGACCGTGCGGGGGGTCGGATATCGGGCGGGCGCATCGGGCTCTTGAGACCATGAGCTCACCGCTGTCGTTCGCGGAGCTCGGGCTCTCGCAGGTTCGCACGTGGCCGCGGCGCGTGCGAGAACTGTGGAGAAGATCGCTGCGGTTTCGAACCGTGTCGATCACCGTCGGGCTCACGCTCGTCGCCGTGCTCGCGTCGGGCGTCTACATGTCGATCAGCGTGCGCAACGACCTGTTCTCGTCGCGCTTGAGTCAAGTGCTTGATGACTCGAGTCGCACCATGAGCTCGGTGCAGCGCCTGTTTGAATCAGCCGCCATCAACGATCGTGTGGCGATCACGACGGTTATGAACACGGTGCGCAATCAGCTGGCGGCGACGTCATCAAGCCAGCTCATCGCCGGCTACCGCGCGCCGGGGCAGAGCTACAGCCCGTACGCGCCTCAGGGGTTCCGCAGCTCAGAGCTGGCGGGGGGCGTTCTGTCCTCTGAACTGCGCGACAAGGTGCAGCAGGACGTCGGCACACAGTGGTGGCAGTCGGTCACGCTCTCGGGACCAGACGGCGAGGTCCCCGGCGTGATCGTCGGCCAGCTCGTCGACGTGCCCGGTGCCGGACAATACGAGTTCTACATCGCTTTCGATCTCAGCGATTCGGAGCAGACTCTGCAGTTTCTGCAGCAGACCATGCTCATCGTCGGTCTCGCCCTGCTGCTGCTCGTCGGAGCTGTCGCGTGGGTGGTCGTTCGCCTGGTCGTCGAACCCATCACGATCGCGGCAGAGACCAGCCAGAGGCTCGCGGACGGCGATCTCGGCGTTCGGATACGCGAGACCGGTGCCGACGAGCTCGCGACGCTCGCGCGCTCGTTCAACGGCATGGCCGACACCCTCCAGCAGCGGATTCGAGAATTGGCAGAGCTGTCGCTCGTGCAGCAGCGGTTCGTCTCCGACGTCTCCCACGAACTGCGCACTCCGCTCACCACGATCCGGCTCGCCGATGACGTCATCTACGACCAGCGCCACTCGTTCCCGCCCGCGACCACTCGCACGGCAGAGCTGCTGCACACCCAGGTCGAACGATTCGAACTGCTGCTCGATGATCTTCTGGAGATCAGCCGGTATGACGCTGGTTCCGTTCAGCTCGAACTCGAGCCGACCAATCTTGCGGCGCTTGCGCGCGACTGCATCGAAGGCATGGAAGCACTCGCGGCAGAGCGTGGATCGGACATTCGCCTCGTCGCCCCGGGCGGGCACGGCGATGTCGACATGGATCCGCGGCGCATCCGGCGAATCGTGCGCAATCTGATCGGAAACGCCATTGAGCATGGGGAGGGCGGACCGATCGTGGTCACCGTCGACAGCAACGCGGATGCTGTCGCCCTCACCGTGCGCGATTACGGGCTCGGGATGAGCGAGTCCGACGTCGAGCACGTCTTCGACCGGTTCTGGCGCGCAGACCCGTCGCGCCGGCGCACGATCGGAGGCACGGGTCTCGGCCTGGCGATCTCCCTTGAAGACGCGGCTCTGCACCGCGGTGTGCTCGACGTGTGGTCTCGCCTCGCAAAGGGAAGCAATTTCCGGCTCACGCTTCCGCGAAAACCGGGAGCAGTCGTTGCCTCGTACCCGCTTGAGCTCGTGCCCGAAGACGCCGACGGCTCGCTGCCGCTGCTTCCGAAAGGAGACGACGCATGAGACGCGTGACGACCGTCGTGGCCATCGGCGCGATCATGGCACTGCTTGTCGGCTGCGCGGGGATACCGCGCAGCGGCAGCGTGCACGAGGGAAATCCGGTGGGCGAAGACGAGAACAGTGCAGACGATGTCACGCTCATCGCCGACGCCCCGGTTCCCGGCGCATCGCAGGAGGACCTGCTGAAGGGGTTCATCGCCGCCGCCTCGAGTCCGCTCAACAACTACGCCGTCGCGCGCGAGTTTCTCGCACCGGACTTTCGGCTCGAGTGGAATCCTGACGCTTCGGTGACCCTCGACGATCCCGGTGGTCGACAGTTCGACCGTGTCTCGGACTCCGCCATCGACGTCGCGGTATCTCCCACGGCGGTTGTTGACGACTCAGGCGTCTACTCCGAACGTGCGGGAGCCGGCACGGTGGAGCAGAGCTATTCGTTCGCCAAGGTGGGAGACGAGTGGCGAATCACTGAAGCGCCCAACGGCATCCTCCTCGAGCAGTCGCTTTTCGAGACAGTGTTCGACCAGCACGCGCTCCGGTTCTTCACTCCCGACTGGACATCTCTCGTTCCCGACCTGCGGTGGTTCCCTTCGGGAAGCTCGTCAGCAACGCGCATCGTCACCGAGCTGCTCGCCGGACCCAGCGAGTGGCTGGCACAATCTGTGACGACGGCTTTCCCCGACGGAACACGGCTGGCCCGCAGCTCGGTTCCCGTGACAGATGGGGAGGCGCAAGTCGACCTGAGCCGAGACGCATTGACGGCCGACGATTCCGCCCGCAAGCGCATGAAGGCGCAGCTGGTCGCGAGCCTCGAGAACGTTGCGGGCGCAGGGATCGTCTCGATTCTCTTCGACGGGCAGCCCACCGACATTCCGTCGCTGACCGTGCGCGAGCCGCGCGTCGACTCTCGACCGCTCATCATGACCGAGGAAGGATTCGGCTACGCGGCTGGAAGCGGCATCGAGGAGATCGCAGGGCTCTCGGAGCCGGTGGAGAGCCTCGACGTCACGGCAGCGGCGATCAACAGTGAGAACACGCAGATCGCGGTGCTCAGCGACCGCGGCGTGTATTCGATCAGCGCTGGCGAGGACCCCGTGCTCGTCGACGGGAGATCGGACCTCATCGCCCCGACAATCGATGACGCGGGATTCGTGTGGACGGTTCCGGCAGGCCAGCCCGGAGGCGTGAGAGTCCACGATGCCGAGGGAACGGCTTTCGACCTGCAGCCATCGTGGCCGGAAGCATCGACGATTGTCTCGCTCGAACTATCGCGCGACGGCACTCGTATCGTGGCGCTCATCGATTCGGGTGGAACACCTCAGCTCCTGCTCGCCGGAGTGCGTCGCGGAGCTGACGGAGCCCCCACGTCGCTCAGCGACACTGTGCGATTCCCCGTTGCCGACGGCACGCCTCTGTCGGCCACGTGGGTTGATGACAAGTCCGTCGCGGTGCTCACGAGCGAATCGACGAACCAGGTTCAGCTGATCGAATTGGGCGGACCATCGACGAGTATCGGCGCCGCAGAAGAGGCTGAACATCTTGTCGGCAGCAACGGCGCCGAGGAGCTCAGGGCACTCACGAGCGACGGAGATCTGCTCTCACGACGGGGCAGCGGATGGCAGACGGCTCGTGAGGGAGTGCGCTTCATCGCAACGCAGATCGGTTCGCCGTCGGGCTGATTCGTCCACAGTCGCGCATGCGATGCCGCGCGCCCACAGGTTTCGCGACGATCGGCCGTCACGGCGTCTCGCAGGCGAGACTTGATGCATGCCACGACATCTCGGCCGACCCTGGGGTCCTGCTCTCAGGGATCGGTGCGTCACCGGCATCCGGCATGTCGTCGGCGAGACGCTCGCCTTTCTCATGCCCGTGTCGTGCGCCGGCTGCGGAGATCCCGGCGTCGCCGTGTGCGCCGTGTGCCGGGGGTCGCTCGCCGACGGCATCCTGACCCGCACTGTCGACGGTGTGCGGGTCTACAGCGCTGCTCCGTACTCCGGAAGGGCGAAGCGGATGCTGCTCGCACTCAAACGCGACGGGCGCGTTGACGCGGCCACGGTACTCGGCGAGGCACTCCGCGCTGCGATCGATGCAGCTCTCGATGACGCCGAGGGCGTGCAGGTCGAGCTCGCAGCGGTTCCCGCCTCACGGCGATCGCGTCGGACGCGCGGTTTCGTCCCCGTCGATCTCATTGTTCGTCGCGCAGGCCTCACCCGGTCGCGCGTGCTTGCCTGGGCACGTCGGCCTCGCGATCAGATCGGGCTGGGTCGCCGGCAGCGCAGCGAGAACCTGAGGGGCGCGATCACCGCACGTCGAGCATCTGGACGCCGATTCATCCTCGTCGACGACATTGTGACGAGCGGCGCGACGCTCGCCGAGTGCGTGCGTGCGCTGCGGGAATCCGGGGCGGAGATCGTTGCGTGCGCGACCGTCGCATCGACCCTCATGCGCGTCGCCACGCCCGATTCGCCAGTAGGCGTGACAAGGTTCGCCGCTGGGGCTACGGTGTATGAAAAGGCGTGAAAGGATCGCCCGGAAGACCAGGCGACTTCGCGCCGGATCCGGAGGTCGCCGTGGAAACTAACATCGTCGGAATTGGCCTGGGAATCACCGATCGCTTCCGTGATTACGTGGAAGAGAAGTCGGAGAAGATCACCCACATCACGGACCGCATGATCGCGTTCGAGGTCAAAGTCAGCCGCCACACCGACAAGAGCGGAAGGAACGGCGACGATCGCGTCGAGCTGACGCTCATCGGCCCAGGCCCGCTCGTGAGGGCCGAGGCTCAGGGCGGAGACAAATACAGCGCGTTCGACGTCGCGATCGACAAGCTTCTTGAGCGAATACGCCGCGCGAAGGAGCGCAGGCAGGCTCGTCGTGGAAAGAAGCGCACGTCGCTGCACGCTGCCGCCACGGGAGAGTTCGCGGCTGTCGGACTTCAGCCCGCTCCCGCTGAGGTCATCGATCGTGTGCGGGCGGGGGAGTCTCCCGTTGACGACGTTGAGACCGAGGAACAGTATTCGCCCGTCGTCATCAGACAGAAGACGTTTCCTGCTGAGTGGATGACCGTCGATGATGCCGTCGATCGCATGGAGCTCGTCGGACACGACTTCTTCCTCTTCATCGACGCGCGCACCGACCGTCCGAGTGTAGTCTACCGGCGCAAGGGATGGGACTACGGCGTCATCGAGCTTTCAGACGAAGCAGAGGCTGCAGCCAACAGGGCATGAGTCACGGCCAGGCGGCCAGGCGAACCCGGATGCGCAGGGCGCCTGGCCGCCGTTCTTCAGCGTGTGCCAAGCGCCAGGTCGCTAACATGGGTACGATCGACCCCGGCCCGATCGAACGAGACGGGACCTGGCGCCGTTGGCGCCGTGAACAAAGTGGAGTGCATTCGTGGCCTCAGTACTGGAAAAAGTCCTTCGCGTCGGCGAAGGACGCACCCTCAAGCGCCTGAAGAACTATGCAAAGGCGATCAACGCACTCGAGGATGACTTCGCCGAGCTCAGCGACGAGGATCTCAAGAACGAGACCGCAGAGCTTCGAGAGCGTTACGAGAACGGTGAGAAGCTGGATCATCTTCTTCCGGAGGCATTTGCAGCGGTCAGGGAAGCGTCGAAGCGGACGCTCGGCATGCGCCACTTCGATGTTCAGCTCATGGGCGGTGCCGCGCTTCATCTCGGCAACATCGCCGAGATGAAGACCGGTGAGGGAAAGACGCTTGTCGCGACGCTGCCGGCTTATCTCAACGCCATTACGGGACGAGGCGTTCACATCATCACGGTGAACGATTACCTGGCGAGTTATCAGTCGGAACTGATGGGGCGTGTCTTCCGTGCGCTCGGAATGACGACGGGCGTGGTCGTCTCGGGGCAGACGCCGGACGTTCGGCGCCAGCAATACCAGGCCGACATCACATACGGCACGAACAACGAGTTCGGATTCGACTATCTGCGCGACAACATGGCCTGGCAGAAAGAAGGCATGGTCCAGCGCGATCACTACTTCGTCATCATCGATGAGGTCGACTCCATCCTCATCGATGAGGCGCGGACGCCGCTGATCATCTCGGGCCCGTCGTCAGGGGAGGCCAACCGCTGGTTCACCGAATTCGCACGCATTGCGCAAAGCCTCGTCTCCGGCGAGGACTACGAGGTCGATGAGAAGAAGCGCACCGTCGGCGTGCTCGAACCCGGAATCGAGAAGGTCGAAGATCATCTCGGAATCGACAACCTCTATGAAGCCGCGAACACGCCATTGATCTCGTTCCTCAACAACGCCATCAAAGCGACAGCCCTCTTCAAGAAGGACAAGGACTACGTCGTGATGAACGGCGAGGTCATGATCGTCGATGAGCACACCGGCCGCATCCTCGTCGGACGCCGCTACAACGAAGGCGTTCACCAGGCGATCGAAGCCAAAGAAGGCGTGTCGGTAAAAGCTGAGAATCAGACTCTTGCGACAGTGACGCTTCAGAACTACTTCCGCATGTACGACAAGATCGCGGGAATGACCGGTACGGCTGAGACGGAAGCCGCTGAGTTCATGTCGACGTACAAACTCGGTGTCGTGCCGATCCCGACGAACAAGCCGATGCAGCGCGTCGACCAGTCGGATCTGGTCTACAAGACCGAAGAAGTGAAGTTCGCCCACGTCGTTGACGACATCGCCGAACGACACGAAGCGGGTCAGCCTGTACTCGTCGGCACCACGAGCGTGGAAAAGAGCGAGTACCTCTCGCGACTGCTTGCGAAGAAGGGGATCAGGCACGAGGTCCTGAATGCGAAGAACCACGCTCGCGAAGCGACAATCGTTGCTCAAGCCGGACGCGTGGGGGCTGTCACCGTCGCAACCAATATGGCCGGTCGTGGAACGGACATCATGCTCGGCGGAAACGCGGAGTTCCTCGCCGTTCAGAAGATGGAGGAACTCGGCCTGTCGACGACCGAGACGCCCGACGAGTACGAAGAGAAGTGGGACGACGTCTTCGACAAGGTCAAGGCCGACGTTCAGATTGAAGCCGACAAGGTCATCGAGGCGGGCGGGCTTTACGTGCTGGGCACAGAACGGCACGAGTCGCGACGCATCGACAATCAGCTCCGCGGACGCTCGGGCCGCCAGGGAGACCCGGGAGAGAGCCGCTTCTACCTCTCGCTCCAGGACGATCTCATGCGTCTGTTCAACTCGGGTGCTGCCGAGAGCCTGATGTCTCGTGGAGTGCCGGACGACGTCGCCATCGAGTCGAAGGTCGTCAGCAGGGCCATCCGCTCGGCTCAGTCGCAAGTGGAGTCCCGAAACGCTGAGATCCGCAAGAACGTTCTCAAGTACGACGATGTCCTCAACCGGCAGCGCGAGACGGTGTACACCGACCGCAGGCAGATTCTCGAGGGCGATGACCTGCAAGAGCGGGTCAGGGTCTTCCTTGAAGATGTCGTCACCGAAGTGCTCGACGAGCACATCGGTGAGGGTAACGGCGATGACTGGGACTTCGACGCCCTGTGGGCCGAGCTCAAGACTCTCTACCCGATCGGGCTCACCATTGACGAAGTGGTCCAGGAGGCAGGCTCGAAGGGCCGCGTCAACCGGTCGTTCGTGCAGCGGGAGATTCTCTCTGACGCGAAGCTGGCGTACGAGCGGCGCGAGGAACAGCTCGGTTCCGATGCCATGCGCGAGCTTGAGCGTCGCGTCGTGCTGCAGGTGATTGACCGCAGATGGCGCGACCATCTGTACGAGATGGACTATCTCAAAGACGGCATCGGCCTACGGGCCATGGCGCAGCGCGACCCGCTCGTCGAGTACCAGAGAGAGGGCTTCTCTCTCTTCCAGCAG
This DNA window, taken from Paramicrobacterium agarici, encodes the following:
- a CDS encoding ComF family protein produces the protein MPRHLGRPWGPALRDRCVTGIRHVVGETLAFLMPVSCAGCGDPGVAVCAVCRGSLADGILTRTVDGVRVYSAAPYSGRAKRMLLALKRDGRVDAATVLGEALRAAIDAALDDAEGVQVELAAVPASRRSRRTRGFVPVDLIVRRAGLTRSRVLAWARRPRDQIGLGRRQRSENLRGAITARRASGRRFILVDDIVTSGATLAECVRALRESGAEIVACATVASTLMRVATPDSPVGVTRFAAGATVYEKA
- the secA gene encoding preprotein translocase subunit SecA, with product MASVLEKVLRVGEGRTLKRLKNYAKAINALEDDFAELSDEDLKNETAELRERYENGEKLDHLLPEAFAAVREASKRTLGMRHFDVQLMGGAALHLGNIAEMKTGEGKTLVATLPAYLNAITGRGVHIITVNDYLASYQSELMGRVFRALGMTTGVVVSGQTPDVRRQQYQADITYGTNNEFGFDYLRDNMAWQKEGMVQRDHYFVIIDEVDSILIDEARTPLIISGPSSGEANRWFTEFARIAQSLVSGEDYEVDEKKRTVGVLEPGIEKVEDHLGIDNLYEAANTPLISFLNNAIKATALFKKDKDYVVMNGEVMIVDEHTGRILVGRRYNEGVHQAIEAKEGVSVKAENQTLATVTLQNYFRMYDKIAGMTGTAETEAAEFMSTYKLGVVPIPTNKPMQRVDQSDLVYKTEEVKFAHVVDDIAERHEAGQPVLVGTTSVEKSEYLSRLLAKKGIRHEVLNAKNHAREATIVAQAGRVGAVTVATNMAGRGTDIMLGGNAEFLAVQKMEELGLSTTETPDEYEEKWDDVFDKVKADVQIEADKVIEAGGLYVLGTERHESRRIDNQLRGRSGRQGDPGESRFYLSLQDDLMRLFNSGAAESLMSRGVPDDVAIESKVVSRAIRSAQSQVESRNAEIRKNVLKYDDVLNRQRETVYTDRRQILEGDDLQERVRVFLEDVVTEVLDEHIGEGNGDDWDFDALWAELKTLYPIGLTIDEVVQEAGSKGRVNRSFVQREILSDAKLAYERREEQLGSDAMRELERRVVLQVIDRRWRDHLYEMDYLKDGIGLRAMAQRDPLVEYQREGFSLFQQMMGQIREESIGYLFNLDVEVTRPDDAEGEVSPVIVAKGLARPDGETEKLSYSAANEEGEVEVRNQRGQIEKGATGKAQRAARAAGGAGTRPQAPRQPRQTAPAAQKKPAQRGAFGQATSDEAKPEPANRAQRRAQQKKK
- the hpf gene encoding ribosome hibernation-promoting factor, HPF/YfiA family; this translates as METNIVGIGLGITDRFRDYVEEKSEKITHITDRMIAFEVKVSRHTDKSGRNGDDRVELTLIGPGPLVRAEAQGGDKYSAFDVAIDKLLERIRRAKERRQARRGKKRTSLHAAATGEFAAVGLQPAPAEVIDRVRAGESPVDDVETEEQYSPVVIRQKTFPAEWMTVDDAVDRMELVGHDFFLFIDARTDRPSVVYRRKGWDYGVIELSDEAEAAANRA
- the mtrB gene encoding MtrAB system histidine kinase MtrB; the encoded protein is MSSPLSFAELGLSQVRTWPRRVRELWRRSLRFRTVSITVGLTLVAVLASGVYMSISVRNDLFSSRLSQVLDDSSRTMSSVQRLFESAAINDRVAITTVMNTVRNQLAATSSSQLIAGYRAPGQSYSPYAPQGFRSSELAGGVLSSELRDKVQQDVGTQWWQSVTLSGPDGEVPGVIVGQLVDVPGAGQYEFYIAFDLSDSEQTLQFLQQTMLIVGLALLLLVGAVAWVVVRLVVEPITIAAETSQRLADGDLGVRIRETGADELATLARSFNGMADTLQQRIRELAELSLVQQRFVSDVSHELRTPLTTIRLADDVIYDQRHSFPPATTRTAELLHTQVERFELLLDDLLEISRYDAGSVQLELEPTNLAALARDCIEGMEALAAERGSDIRLVAPGGHGDVDMDPRRIRRIVRNLIGNAIEHGEGGPIVVTVDSNADAVALTVRDYGLGMSESDVEHVFDRFWRADPSRRRTIGGTGLGLAISLEDAALHRGVLDVWSRLAKGSNFRLTLPRKPGAVVASYPLELVPEDADGSLPLLPKGDDA
- a CDS encoding LpqB family beta-propeller domain-containing protein codes for the protein MRRVTTVVAIGAIMALLVGCAGIPRSGSVHEGNPVGEDENSADDVTLIADAPVPGASQEDLLKGFIAAASSPLNNYAVAREFLAPDFRLEWNPDASVTLDDPGGRQFDRVSDSAIDVAVSPTAVVDDSGVYSERAGAGTVEQSYSFAKVGDEWRITEAPNGILLEQSLFETVFDQHALRFFTPDWTSLVPDLRWFPSGSSSATRIVTELLAGPSEWLAQSVTTAFPDGTRLARSSVPVTDGEAQVDLSRDALTADDSARKRMKAQLVASLENVAGAGIVSILFDGQPTDIPSLTVREPRVDSRPLIMTEEGFGYAAGSGIEEIAGLSEPVESLDVTAAAINSENTQIAVLSDRGVYSISAGEDPVLVDGRSDLIAPTIDDAGFVWTVPAGQPGGVRVHDAEGTAFDLQPSWPEASTIVSLELSRDGTRIVALIDSGGTPQLLLAGVRRGADGAPTSLSDTVRFPVADGTPLSATWVDDKSVAVLTSESTNQVQLIELGGPSTSIGAAEEAEHLVGSNGAEELRALTSDGDLLSRRGSGWQTAREGVRFIATQIGSPSG